One window of the Fibrobacter sp. UWP2 genome contains the following:
- the secY gene encoding preprotein translocase subunit SecY produces the protein MEALKKAIDAFINAFKIEDLRKKLLFTLAILIVYRIGAHITIPGVNAAVLAEYFKNSNNLFGLYDSFTGGAFAKATVFALGIMPYISASIIIQLMGSVIPAIQMLQKEGQEGRAKLNQYTRYFTVVLSALQGWGISVWLSSLKVTTASGVGVSALADDFATGAGNIGFRLLATLTFTAGTVFVMYLGEQITSHGVGNGISLIIFAGIVGGLPRAVLAETEMLKEGIQPLAIEIFILAIVVVIVGFIVFVEQATRRIPLQSPRRTVGNKVMGGQSSYLPFKVNTANVIPVIFASCIMFIPAMIASWFPNVSAMQAFATAFIPGHISYSVADALLIIFFTYFYTAIQYNPNDIAENLKKSGGFIPGIRPGKQTAEYIDHILTRISLPGSLYLAFISVGPLHLKAALNMSFYIGGTSVLIVVGVALDTLRQLEAQLHTKNYEGFLKQGRIRGRMAS, from the coding sequence ATGGAAGCTCTCAAGAAAGCTATCGATGCGTTCATCAATGCGTTCAAGATCGAGGACTTGCGTAAGAAGTTGCTCTTTACGCTTGCCATCCTCATCGTGTACCGTATTGGTGCCCACATCACCATCCCTGGAGTGAACGCTGCCGTTTTGGCAGAGTACTTCAAAAACTCGAACAACTTGTTCGGCCTGTATGACTCTTTCACGGGCGGTGCGTTTGCTAAAGCGACCGTGTTCGCCCTGGGTATCATGCCGTACATTAGCGCGAGCATCATCATTCAGTTGATGGGCTCCGTTATTCCCGCCATCCAGATGCTTCAGAAGGAAGGTCAGGAAGGCCGTGCGAAGCTGAACCAGTACACCCGTTACTTCACGGTGGTTCTTTCCGCCTTGCAGGGATGGGGCATTTCTGTGTGGCTTTCCTCCCTTAAGGTGACGACTGCTTCCGGTGTCGGTGTATCGGCCCTTGCGGACGATTTCGCGACTGGCGCCGGCAACATCGGCTTCCGTTTACTCGCTACCCTGACCTTCACCGCAGGTACGGTGTTTGTGATGTACCTCGGCGAACAGATCACCTCTCACGGTGTGGGTAACGGTATTTCTCTTATTATCTTCGCCGGTATCGTCGGCGGCCTTCCGCGGGCCGTCTTGGCAGAAACGGAAATGTTGAAGGAAGGCATCCAACCGCTCGCCATCGAGATCTTTATCTTGGCTATCGTGGTCGTGATTGTCGGATTCATCGTCTTCGTGGAGCAGGCGACCCGTCGCATTCCACTCCAAAGTCCTCGCAGGACCGTCGGAAACAAGGTTATGGGTGGTCAGTCCAGCTATTTGCCCTTCAAGGTGAATACCGCTAACGTGATTCCCGTGATCTTCGCAAGCTGCATCATGTTCATTCCAGCAATGATTGCATCGTGGTTCCCGAACGTGTCTGCTATGCAGGCTTTTGCCACTGCGTTCATTCCGGGACACATCAGCTACAGTGTAGCCGATGCCCTCCTCATTATATTCTTCACCTACTTCTACACGGCAATCCAGTACAACCCTAACGACATTGCCGAAAACCTGAAGAAGTCCGGTGGGTTTATTCCGGGGATCCGTCCGGGTAAGCAGACGGCAGAATACATTGACCATATTTTGACCAGGATTTCACTTCCGGGCTCTCTGTACCTCGCTTTTATTAGCGTCGGACCGCTCCATTTGAAAGCCGCACTCAATATGAGTTTCTATATTGGGGGCACCTCGGTCTTGATCGTGGTCGGTGTTGCTCTGGATACGCTTCGTCAACTCGAAGCCCAGTTGCATACCAAGAATTATGAAGGTTTCTTGAAGCAAGGCCGCATTCGCGGCAGGATGGCATCTTAG
- the infA gene encoding translation initiation factor IF-1, producing MAKEEGIQVEGVVLEALPNAFFRVQLGNGHEILAHVSGKMRRHFIRILPDDKVLVEISPYDLNRGRITYRYK from the coding sequence GTGGCTAAAGAAGAAGGCATTCAAGTAGAAGGCGTTGTGTTGGAAGCACTTCCGAACGCGTTCTTCCGAGTGCAGCTCGGAAATGGTCACGAGATCCTCGCCCATGTTTCAGGAAAGATGCGTCGGCATTTCATCCGAATTTTGCCGGACGATAAAGTGTTGGTAGAAATCTCTCCCTACGACCTCAATCGTGGGAGAATCACTTACCGTTACAAGTAA
- the rpmJ gene encoding 50S ribosomal protein L36 — MKIKASIKPRCENCKIIRRKGVLRIICSKNPRHKQKQG; from the coding sequence ATGAAAATCAAAGCCTCCATCAAACCCAGATGTGAAAACTGCAAGATCATCCGTCGCAAGGGTGTATTGCGCATCATCTGTTCGAAGAACCCCCGTCACAAGCAGAAGCAGGGATAA
- the rpsM gene encoding 30S ribosomal protein S13, with the protein MARIAGVDLPKNKTVEYGLTAIYGVGLFTANKVCAQLGIDKNKKCDDLTEEEQGKIRHLLEDEYSVEGQLRAEITLNIKRLQDIGCYRGIRHRKGLPVRGQRSRTNARTRKGPKKTVANKKK; encoded by the coding sequence ATGGCACGTATAGCTGGTGTCGATTTGCCGAAAAACAAGACTGTCGAGTACGGTCTGACGGCAATCTATGGTGTCGGTCTGTTCACCGCAAACAAGGTCTGTGCTCAGCTGGGCATCGACAAGAACAAGAAGTGCGATGACCTCACCGAAGAAGAACAAGGTAAGATTCGTCATCTCTTGGAAGACGAATACTCTGTGGAAGGTCAGCTCCGCGCAGAAATTACCTTGAACATCAAGCGTTTGCAGGATATTGGCTGCTATCGCGGCATTCGCCACCGCAAGGGACTTCCGGTCCGCGGTCAGCGTTCCCGCACCAATGCCCGCACTCGTAAGGGCCCCAAGAAGACTGTGGCTAACAAGAAGAAGTAA
- the rpsK gene encoding 30S ribosomal protein S11, with translation MKETAAAAEAPAAAATEEVKVKKGKKRIDVQGIACVFASFNNTIVSITDARGNVVAWGSPGNSGFKGSRKSTPFAAQLAAETAAHKAFDLGMRKVDVRVKGAGGGRESAVRALKNAGLEVLSIRDVTGIPHNGCRPKKKRRI, from the coding sequence ATCAAGGAAACTGCTGCCGCTGCTGAAGCTCCGGCCGCAGCCGCTACTGAAGAAGTTAAGGTCAAGAAGGGCAAAAAGCGTATTGACGTCCAGGGCATCGCCTGCGTGTTCGCTTCCTTCAACAATACAATCGTTTCTATCACCGACGCTCGCGGTAACGTGGTCGCTTGGGGCTCGCCCGGTAACTCCGGTTTCAAGGGCTCCCGCAAGAGCACTCCGTTTGCTGCTCAGCTCGCCGCCGAAACTGCTGCCCACAAGGCATTTGACCTCGGCATGCGTAAGGTGGACGTCCGCGTGAAGGGCGCTGGTGGCGGTCGTGAATCCGCTGTCCGTGCTCTCAAGAATGCGGGCCTCGAAGTTCTCTCTATTCGAGACGTGACGGGCATTCCGCACAATGGTTGCCGTCCTAAAAAGAAGAGAAGAATCTAA
- a CDS encoding DNA-directed RNA polymerase subunit alpha — MMWKSLQMPRSFQKVETGEDGRYAKFVVEALERGWGITLGNALRRTLLSSLQGAAIVSVKIEGVEKEFSTIPGVKEDVTDIILNLKSIRVKLLSDHDETLHLDVSGDGEVTAKDFVDNPNVTILTPDVHIATLNGNASLSMDVKISCGRGYVTADELKDKDAPIGVIAMDANFNPVQKVAMHISDTRVGQRTDFNRLELEITTDGSIDPEDALAYAAKLLVDHLEIFINFEGDLESPEELEMDEERQRIATLLRTRVDELELSVRSSNCLRMANIHTVGELVRNKENDMLKYKNFGRKSLVELNEVLTSMCLSFGMDVDDYLKD; from the coding sequence ATGATGTGGAAATCACTTCAGATGCCGCGCAGCTTCCAGAAAGTTGAGACCGGCGAAGACGGCCGCTACGCCAAGTTTGTCGTAGAAGCCCTAGAACGTGGCTGGGGTATCACCCTCGGCAACGCCCTCCGTCGCACGCTCCTCTCTTCTCTGCAAGGCGCAGCTATTGTCTCCGTGAAAATCGAAGGCGTAGAAAAGGAATTTTCTACAATTCCGGGAGTCAAGGAAGATGTCACCGACATTATCCTGAACTTGAAGAGCATCCGCGTGAAGCTCCTCTCCGACCACGACGAAACCCTTCACCTGGACGTGTCCGGTGACGGTGAAGTCACGGCGAAGGACTTCGTGGACAATCCGAACGTCACTATTTTGACTCCGGATGTCCATATCGCGACATTGAACGGCAACGCTTCTCTGTCTATGGATGTGAAGATCTCCTGCGGTCGTGGCTACGTCACCGCCGATGAATTGAAGGACAAGGACGCTCCGATTGGTGTGATCGCCATGGACGCCAACTTCAACCCGGTGCAGAAGGTCGCTATGCACATCAGCGATACCCGCGTTGGACAGCGTACCGATTTCAACCGCCTGGAACTTGAAATTACGACTGACGGTTCCATTGACCCCGAAGACGCTCTCGCCTATGCCGCGAAGCTCCTCGTGGACCACCTAGAAATCTTCATCAACTTCGAAGGCGATCTCGAAAGCCCCGAAGAACTGGAGATGGACGAAGAACGTCAGCGTATTGCAACGCTCCTCCGCACTCGCGTGGACGAACTTGAACTGTCCGTTCGTTCCAGCAACTGCCTCCGTATGGCCAACATCCATACCGTTGGCGAGCTTGTGCGCAACAAGGAAAACGATATGCTCAAATACAAGAACTTCGGCAGGAAGTCCTTGGTGGAACTTAACGAGGTGTTGACCTCCATGTGCCTCTCTTTTGGCATGGACGTCGATGACTACTTGAAGGATTAA
- a CDS encoding polysaccharide biosynthesis/export family protein, with translation MHFFVIALLAAFSTLFAGDISSLSSLASGNQSTIARGNASLTPTYAELTVDSNYVLGPGDFLDLMLEEKYLSVQIYPDGSIAIEECGAVNVGGKTLAEARQIILDLVSKRYKREYCFVQLAALKKFRVNAMGAVSLVGQHQVEPQTRLSMFIRQINGTLVNANTEDIQVIRGKDTLHVNFNDITTKGDFENDIMLEQGDKIYVPFVTMGNNISLIFPGYRTSVAHSPDKTLQDYFELSGASRLHNYGYKAACVREPGEAPRWISLAEMKDTKVAPNTEVEFTVQEMLVYVGGAVAMIGRLQYNPSWHALDYIAASGINTITGSWNQVKVWRGNKPKAISVKVAEDQILPGDYIEIPKSRYESFKDFTLFIASLLTVVSSAFIIYVNYK, from the coding sequence ATGCATTTTTTTGTTATTGCACTTTTGGCTGCTTTTTCGACGCTTTTTGCGGGCGATATCTCTTCGTTGTCGAGTTTGGCGTCGGGGAACCAGAGTACCATTGCCCGTGGTAACGCCTCGCTTACGCCGACTTACGCCGAATTGACGGTGGATTCCAACTATGTGTTGGGTCCTGGTGATTTTTTGGACTTGATGCTCGAGGAGAAATATCTCTCGGTTCAAATCTACCCGGACGGATCTATTGCCATTGAAGAGTGCGGTGCGGTCAATGTGGGCGGCAAGACTCTTGCCGAGGCACGCCAGATTATTTTGGACTTGGTCTCAAAGCGTTACAAGCGTGAGTATTGTTTTGTGCAGCTCGCCGCCCTTAAAAAGTTCCGCGTAAACGCCATGGGCGCCGTTTCACTGGTGGGTCAGCACCAGGTGGAACCGCAAACCCGTTTGAGCATGTTCATTCGCCAAATCAACGGCACGCTGGTCAACGCGAATACCGAGGATATCCAGGTGATTCGCGGGAAGGACACGCTTCATGTGAACTTCAACGACATTACCACCAAGGGCGATTTTGAGAACGACATTATGCTTGAGCAGGGCGACAAGATTTATGTGCCCTTCGTGACCATGGGCAACAACATCTCGCTTATTTTCCCGGGCTACCGCACGAGCGTTGCCCATTCTCCCGACAAGACCTTGCAGGATTACTTTGAACTTTCTGGAGCTTCCAGGTTGCACAACTATGGCTACAAGGCGGCCTGCGTGCGTGAACCGGGGGAGGCTCCCCGTTGGATATCGCTTGCTGAGATGAAGGATACCAAGGTTGCTCCGAATACCGAGGTGGAATTCACGGTGCAGGAAATGCTTGTGTACGTGGGTGGCGCCGTCGCCATGATTGGCCGTCTCCAGTACAATCCATCGTGGCATGCCCTTGACTACATTGCCGCCTCCGGCATCAATACCATCACGGGCTCGTGGAACCAGGTGAAGGTGTGGCGCGGCAACAAGCCCAAGGCCATCTCGGTCAAGGTGGCAGAAGACCAGATTTTGCCGGGCGACTACATTGAAATTCCCAAGAGCCGCTATGAATCGTTCAAGGATTTCACCTTGTTCATTGCATCCCTCCTGACCGTCGTCTCGTCGGCATTCATCATTTACGTCAACTACAAGTAG
- a CDS encoding lipopolysaccharide biosynthesis protein: MEKQESIGFIELCLRVLNNDLKHFKLCCAIVLIPTIAVFVAVMWVIKPCYRASAIVTPPAADNTMSSLNASLSSSLGGMSSLLGLSSNENDANAVWTILNSWELHDQVIREFNLKEHYEFDGDFHADLLKKFRKNFGLECNDENMFVITVEDEDYALAAKMVQFMLDKADSAFNHFKTTQARQTREYFQSRLDSCDKDLDSLLAKFVKFQVDNNFYDPEIQMESTIKYIAELQAKRDEVGIEMAYEKANRGADSKRYDELSKRYNGINNALNGTLGGRHKKMGMVALKQSPELGAEYMRIEAQIRVQESLYKFLRQQSEQLRIEESKMLTNLHVIEPPWANNKKVFPLRGVTLIFTVFVSFLLASIICSVMEYLRSEESTDSTVAKEWRVFKGFFKKSKV; this comes from the coding sequence ATGGAAAAACAGGAATCTATAGGCTTTATTGAACTTTGCTTGCGGGTTCTAAACAACGACCTGAAGCATTTCAAGCTGTGCTGCGCTATTGTCCTTATTCCGACCATAGCTGTATTCGTTGCGGTCATGTGGGTCATTAAGCCTTGTTACCGCGCATCGGCGATAGTGACTCCTCCCGCTGCCGACAATACCATGAGTTCGCTGAACGCATCCCTGAGCAGCAGCTTGGGTGGAATGAGTTCCTTGTTGGGTTTGTCGTCGAACGAGAATGACGCCAATGCGGTTTGGACGATCCTCAATAGCTGGGAACTGCATGACCAGGTGATTCGCGAGTTCAATCTGAAAGAGCACTACGAGTTTGATGGCGATTTTCATGCCGACTTGCTGAAGAAGTTCCGCAAGAATTTTGGACTTGAATGCAACGACGAGAATATGTTCGTCATTACCGTTGAAGACGAGGACTATGCCCTTGCCGCCAAGATGGTCCAGTTCATGCTCGACAAAGCAGATTCCGCTTTTAACCATTTTAAGACGACTCAGGCCCGCCAAACGCGCGAGTACTTCCAGTCAAGGCTTGACTCCTGCGACAAGGACCTGGATTCCCTTTTGGCGAAGTTTGTGAAGTTCCAAGTGGACAACAACTTTTATGATCCCGAAATCCAGATGGAATCGACCATCAAGTATATTGCCGAATTGCAGGCGAAACGCGATGAAGTCGGAATCGAGATGGCGTACGAGAAGGCTAACCGCGGTGCGGACTCCAAACGCTACGATGAACTTTCTAAACGTTACAATGGCATTAACAACGCCTTGAATGGGACGCTTGGCGGTCGCCACAAGAAAATGGGCATGGTCGCTCTCAAGCAGTCCCCTGAATTGGGTGCCGAGTATATGCGCATTGAGGCGCAAATCCGTGTTCAGGAGTCCCTCTACAAGTTTTTGCGCCAGCAGAGTGAACAGCTCCGCATAGAGGAGTCCAAAATGCTCACGAACCTGCATGTGATTGAACCGCCTTGGGCGAACAACAAAAAAGTATTCCCGCTTCGCGGCGTGACTTTGATTTTCACGGTGTTTGTTTCGTTCCTTTTGGCGTCCATTATATGCAGCGTTATGGAGTACCTCCGTTCCGAGGAATCTACTGATTCCACCGTGGCTAAGGAATGGCGCGTTTTCAAGGGATTTTTTAAGAAATCCAAGGTGTAA
- a CDS encoding O-antigen polymerase translates to MLGWVVAYPVTSAFLLVSFFCLLQSWWFKRDFFSPMTVYCFSQCITLAIAYLQLDKAMSDFKPLTWMVWILGFLSFCTGCGLAKLLAKSKHLPTRVAAAIPPKNYNWNLHVLFSFVPFFIFLLGVYGVITVAGNLLVFTDNPARWMDKSVNYGYYALFVSSGPLVVLLFGVASFSSFNKCVAARRVAKLMVLVTIVLNLMAYPNRTGLFFNLGFLLIFINFLYKKISPVAIMLVLVAAISAFIGISNLRNQYGGGTAEGKAMNVVVKLPYMYVANNYWNLDYAVNSPTDREIHPFTYGIDFFSGVLEYARISNSFKTSLGWDTPFNDRIQKVNGFNTVNYLWDVYKDFRLFGVFLLPFLCGLALSVLYLRMCKPFTPRQVTLYTYFVYFVGWWFFTSGYKQGVYVLWLPVVFFITTVCMGRRKLKADALVCDKVNNEDDAQKNIAAQCE, encoded by the coding sequence ATGTTAGGATGGGTAGTGGCATACCCGGTAACGTCGGCCTTTTTGCTGGTGTCTTTTTTTTGCCTACTGCAGTCGTGGTGGTTTAAGCGCGATTTTTTTAGCCCAATGACGGTGTACTGCTTTTCGCAGTGCATTACCCTTGCCATCGCGTATTTGCAGTTGGACAAGGCCATGTCGGATTTTAAACCGCTCACATGGATGGTTTGGATTTTGGGGTTCCTTTCGTTTTGCACTGGTTGCGGGCTCGCCAAGTTGCTTGCCAAGTCGAAACACTTGCCTACCCGCGTGGCGGCGGCTATTCCACCCAAAAATTACAACTGGAATTTGCATGTCCTTTTTTCTTTTGTTCCCTTTTTCATTTTTTTGCTGGGCGTCTATGGCGTGATCACGGTTGCCGGCAACCTTTTGGTGTTTACCGACAATCCGGCACGGTGGATGGACAAGAGCGTGAACTACGGCTACTACGCCTTGTTTGTGAGCTCAGGTCCCTTAGTGGTGTTGCTTTTTGGTGTGGCGAGTTTTAGCTCGTTCAACAAGTGTGTAGCTGCAAGGCGTGTGGCGAAGTTGATGGTTCTTGTGACGATCGTCCTCAATTTGATGGCCTACCCGAATCGAACAGGATTATTTTTTAACTTGGGCTTTTTGCTGATATTTATAAACTTTTTGTACAAAAAAATTTCGCCCGTGGCGATCATGCTCGTTTTGGTTGCGGCCATATCGGCGTTTATCGGTATTAGTAATTTGAGAAACCAATATGGTGGGGGCACTGCCGAGGGCAAGGCCATGAATGTGGTGGTCAAACTTCCGTACATGTACGTCGCAAACAATTACTGGAATTTGGACTATGCGGTTAATTCGCCAACCGACAGAGAAATCCACCCGTTCACTTATGGCATTGACTTTTTTAGCGGGGTATTGGAGTATGCCCGCATATCGAATTCCTTCAAGACGTCTTTGGGCTGGGACACCCCCTTTAACGACAGAATCCAGAAGGTGAACGGATTCAACACGGTAAACTATTTGTGGGACGTCTACAAGGATTTCCGTCTTTTTGGTGTTTTCCTGTTGCCTTTTTTGTGTGGGCTGGCGCTTTCGGTTTTGTACCTGCGGATGTGCAAGCCGTTTACACCCAGGCAAGTAACTTTGTACACTTACTTTGTCTATTTTGTGGGTTGGTGGTTTTTTACCTCGGGCTACAAGCAGGGGGTATATGTGCTTTGGCTGCCGGTGGTCTTTTTTATTACCACGGTGTGCATGGGTCGCCGCAAGCTAAAAGCGGATGCGCTTGTTTGCGATAAAGTAAATAACGAGGATGACGCTCAAAAAAACATCGCCGCTCAATGTGAGTAG
- a CDS encoding oligosaccharide flippase family protein, with product MEVFKNIKIGVFISLVNILIQGVSVLVQNIIANNLGIVNFGHFGILQSDYTIFCAIADFGMATLILAYFGKRATQGSLFTNVLQLRLSMTAVAALAMVVFAFTIRRDSPVFEGELVLALGLLFQHAFFDWFFICGNFWKKLLISKVLHTIAYTTIMGVALCYFHLDSIPAIAMAMVVAALPAFGFGVGNAFSRKVFHITWKTKRFFALMFKSALPYAVASLASFAYLPVGLYTASHFAPPEFLGAYNFAHKLVILASGLMVHFISSSLITLHQADSSKIHVRDQFIFTLFIVLATTPFWLVPQYTLRIIFFGAPWTTDVLAVSSACLRMLTASLVLQAMRMSMISTMLKEKRTVLYGLFITLGGVFNIAVCILGARQLPASNIPLLTLSGDVFLSVILVIYFIANKRIRF from the coding sequence TTGGAAGTATTCAAGAACATAAAGATTGGCGTATTCATTTCTTTGGTGAACATTCTCATCCAAGGCGTTTCTGTGCTTGTGCAGAATATTATCGCCAACAACCTGGGAATTGTCAATTTTGGGCACTTTGGCATTTTGCAAAGCGACTATACCATTTTTTGCGCCATCGCCGACTTTGGCATGGCGACGCTCATCCTCGCCTACTTTGGCAAACGCGCCACGCAAGGAAGCCTGTTCACCAATGTGCTGCAGCTGAGGCTCTCCATGACAGCCGTGGCGGCACTCGCCATGGTGGTGTTCGCCTTTACCATCCGCCGTGACAGCCCCGTCTTCGAAGGCGAACTCGTGCTCGCCCTCGGGCTCCTGTTCCAGCACGCCTTTTTTGACTGGTTCTTCATTTGCGGCAACTTCTGGAAAAAACTGCTCATCTCCAAGGTACTGCACACCATAGCCTACACCACCATCATGGGTGTAGCCCTCTGCTACTTCCACCTGGACTCCATCCCCGCCATCGCCATGGCCATGGTCGTGGCGGCCTTGCCGGCATTCGGCTTTGGCGTAGGCAACGCCTTCTCGCGCAAAGTATTCCACATCACCTGGAAAACCAAGCGCTTTTTTGCACTCATGTTCAAGTCGGCGCTCCCCTACGCCGTGGCGAGCCTGGCAAGCTTCGCCTACCTCCCCGTAGGGCTCTACACCGCCTCGCACTTTGCCCCGCCCGAATTCTTGGGAGCCTACAACTTTGCACACAAACTGGTCATCCTCGCCTCGGGACTCATGGTGCACTTTATTTCGTCGAGCCTCATTACGCTCCACCAAGCCGACAGTTCCAAAATCCATGTGCGCGACCAGTTCATTTTCACGCTGTTCATTGTGCTCGCCACCACCCCGTTCTGGCTGGTCCCGCAATACACGCTCCGCATCATCTTTTTTGGCGCCCCCTGGACCACTGACGTGCTCGCCGTTAGTTCGGCATGCCTCCGCATGCTCACGGCATCGCTTGTACTGCAAGCCATGCGCATGTCCATGATCTCGACCATGCTCAAAGAAAAAAGAACCGTCCTTTACGGGCTTTTCATTACCCTCGGCGGGGTGTTCAACATTGCCGTTTGCATTCTGGGGGCACGTCAACTCCCCGCTAGCAACATCCCGCTACTCACATTGAGCGGCGATGTTTTTTTGAGCGTCATCCTCGTTATTTACTTTATCGCAAACAAGCGCATCCGCTTTTAG
- the tig gene encoding trigger factor, whose amino-acid sequence MSVEIKETSATVRTLEISIPQADLAAPFEKKLSQYKKQVALKGFRQGMVPKAMILKQFGDSIRHEVVNETVDKVVSEELKKANIIPVGQLKVTKFNDDKETAVTLTVEVEIDPEIDIKGYENLGITVPATAVHEEEVQDELNRMIQMWSRDEHVDRAAAKGDVVVGNYIEVVIDGEKQELPENKEFRSLLGESASPGFDEGLMGTSAGEKKEINFKYPDDHKDERYRGKTAQFKVEITDVREVKPPKFDEEFCKQIGVKDEAELKNNITESLANRKQDEAKNKAINEAIDKLIEANPFEVPHARVVDLIKWTINRNVQDPKDAVEPTEEQIESLSGEAIHEIKKHRILEFVATKEKIKPSQDAVDERLKMMAQAYQIDFETLKGHMRQSGRINGLREELRFQMAGEFLVGIRPAAETK is encoded by the coding sequence ATGTCCGTCGAAATCAAAGAAACCAGCGCCACGGTGCGTACTCTTGAAATCTCCATTCCGCAGGCCGACCTCGCTGCCCCCTTCGAAAAGAAGCTGAGCCAGTATAAGAAGCAGGTCGCCTTGAAGGGATTCCGCCAGGGCATGGTCCCCAAGGCCATGATCTTGAAGCAGTTCGGTGACTCCATCCGCCACGAGGTGGTGAACGAGACCGTCGACAAGGTCGTTAGTGAAGAACTGAAGAAGGCGAACATCATCCCCGTGGGCCAGTTGAAGGTCACCAAGTTCAACGACGACAAGGAAACGGCTGTCACCCTGACGGTCGAAGTCGAAATTGACCCGGAAATCGACATCAAGGGTTACGAGAACCTGGGCATCACTGTTCCGGCGACCGCCGTTCACGAAGAAGAAGTGCAGGACGAGCTCAACCGCATGATCCAGATGTGGAGCCGCGACGAGCACGTGGACCGCGCTGCCGCCAAGGGCGACGTGGTCGTGGGCAACTACATCGAAGTGGTGATTGACGGCGAAAAGCAGGAACTCCCCGAGAACAAGGAATTCCGCAGCCTCCTCGGCGAAAGCGCCTCCCCGGGATTCGACGAAGGCCTCATGGGTACTTCTGCCGGCGAAAAGAAGGAAATCAACTTTAAGTACCCCGATGACCACAAGGACGAACGCTACCGCGGTAAGACCGCCCAGTTTAAGGTCGAGATTACCGATGTGCGCGAAGTGAAACCGCCCAAGTTTGACGAAGAATTCTGCAAGCAGATTGGCGTGAAGGACGAAGCCGAACTCAAGAACAACATCACCGAGAGCCTTGCCAACCGCAAGCAGGACGAGGCCAAGAACAAGGCCATTAACGAAGCCATTGACAAACTCATTGAAGCGAACCCGTTCGAAGTGCCGCACGCCCGCGTGGTGGACCTCATCAAGTGGACCATCAACCGCAATGTGCAGGATCCGAAGGACGCCGTGGAACCGACCGAAGAACAGATCGAGAGCCTCTCTGGCGAAGCTATCCACGAAATCAAGAAGCACCGCATTTTGGAATTCGTTGCCACTAAGGAAAAGATCAAGCCGTCTCAGGATGCCGTGGACGAACGCCTCAAGATGATGGCCCAGGCTTACCAGATCGATTTCGAGACCCTCAAGGGTCATATGCGCCAGTCCGGCCGTATCAACGGTCTCCGCGAAGAACTCCGCTTCCAGATGGCTGGTGAATTCCTCGTGGGCATCCGCCCTGCCGCAGAAACCAAGTAA
- a CDS encoding ATP-dependent Clp protease proteolytic subunit, protein MIIPTVIETTGRGERAYDIYSRLLKERIIFLGTPINDEVANNVMAQLIFLEYENPEKDITLYINSPGGYVSAGLAIYDTMQHVRPNIATICIGSCASMAAVLLAAGTKGKRYALPHSRIMLHQPSGAATGQSTDIQITAKEIVRTKDTLTEIIAKHTGKSVDEVRSKIDRDFYMGPEEAKAFGVIDEVFVPRKEGV, encoded by the coding sequence ATGATTATCCCTACCGTCATTGAGACCACCGGGCGCGGTGAACGCGCCTACGACATCTATTCCCGTCTCCTCAAGGAGCGCATCATCTTTTTGGGTACGCCCATCAACGATGAAGTGGCCAACAACGTGATGGCCCAGTTGATATTCCTTGAGTACGAGAATCCGGAAAAAGATATCACGCTGTATATCAACAGCCCGGGTGGTTACGTTTCGGCAGGGCTAGCCATTTACGACACTATGCAGCATGTGCGCCCGAACATCGCGACCATCTGCATTGGCAGCTGCGCCTCCATGGCCGCGGTGCTCCTTGCTGCCGGGACCAAGGGCAAGCGCTATGCACTCCCGCATTCCCGCATCATGTTGCACCAGCCCTCGGGTGCCGCCACGGGCCAGTCTACCGACATCCAGATTACCGCCAAGGAGATTGTGCGTACCAAGGATACCTTGACCGAGATTATCGCAAAGCATACTGGCAAGTCTGTTGACGAAGTGCGCTCCAAGATCGATCGCGACTTTTATATGGGTCCCGAGGAGGCCAAGGCGTTTGGCGTTATTGACGAAGTTTTTGTTCCGCGTAAAGAGGGAGTGTAA